A window of Candidatus Methylomirabilota bacterium genomic DNA:
GGGCCGGAACCAATGGCCCGAGGGCCACGAGCGGATGCGGGCCAGGATGGTCACGTACTTCAAGACGCTGGAAGCACTCGGCGAGAGGATGCTCCCCGTGCTCGCGCGGGCGCTCGACATGCCCGCCGACTACTTCCGCCCGTTCTTCGCGAACGAGGCGCACATCAACCTGCGCTTCCTGCACTACCCCCACCAAGATTCGGACGACGACGAGCAGTTCGGTCAGGGGCCGCACACGGACAACTCCTTCTTCACGATCCTCGCGCGGGAGGACGTGCCCGGGCTGGCCGTCCGCCTCCCCAGCGGGGAGTGGCTCGCCCCGCCGGTGATTCCAGGGACCTTCCTCGTGAACCTCGGCAACGTCATGAAGCGATGGTCGAACGACCACTTCCTCTCGACGCCGCACGGCGTGCTGAACGACTCGGGCCAAGACCGCTACTCGATCGGCTTCTTCTACAGCCCCACCCCCGACGCGGTGATCGAGTGCCTGCCGAGCTGCGCGAGCGCCGACGACCCGCCGCGCTACCCGCGCGCGGTCTACCGGGACATGGTCCTCGAGTTCTACAGCGCCAACTACTTCCATCAGAAAGGCTACGCGGGCAGTGCGCGTGTCGCGTACTGAGGCGCCCCCGGAGGACCGGGAGGTCAGGCATGAAGACGATCACCGTCACCCCCGAGGAGATGAGCCGCCGCACCGTGCGGTTCAAGGACCTCGAGTGCTGGGAATCGCGCTGGCCCGTCCCGACGTGCGCGTGATCGCGCTGGACGGCGACGGCTCGCTCCTCATGAACCTGGGCTCGCTCTGCACCATCGCGGCCACGGCGCCCCCGAACTACGCGCTGGTCGTCTGCGACAACGAGGTGCACCAGACCACGGGCGGCCAGCCGACGGCGACGGCCTCGGGCTCCGACCTGGCCGCCATTGCGCGCGGCGCCGGCGTCGAAAAGGCGATGGCGGTTCGGGCGGAAGACGAGCTCGAGCGCGCGTACGACCGCATCCTTTCCGAGCCCGGCCCGTTCGTCGTCAGCGTGAAGGTCGCCAAGGGGAAGAGTGAGAGCGGGCTCGACCGCGACGTTGTCGGGGTCACGCGCCGCTTCGCCCGCGCGCTGGCCGCGCTGGGGCGCCGGCCGGGCGCGTCGTGACATGCTCCATCAGATCCAGCGGATTCTCCACGACCGCGTCGTGTTCGCCCCGATCTGGGAGAACGCGTTCATTCGCGGCGTGGGACCGAGGGTGGAGGAGCCGGCTCTCACGCTGATCCCCGCCTTCCCGTACTCCGCGCCGTACGAAGACCTGCGGCTCAAACGACCATGAACACGTGCTGGTAGGGATGAGCCTAGTGCCGTTCCAACTATTCGCGCCTAGGAAGGCACCGTGTACGTCGTTCGTGGACAGATTTAGTATCAACAAGTTGGAACGGCACTAGCCGTCCGGCCCCTGCGCATTGCGGCCATCGAGGTGAGCCACTGGCATTCGCTGCACGACGCGGCCTACTTGCGCCACCTCGCCAGCATGCCCGACGTCGGGCTCGTCGGGCTCCAGGATCCCAGCGCCGCGATCGCTGCCAAGCGCGCCGCGGAGTTGGGCAATCCTCCAATCTTCACCGACTACCGCACGATGCTGGCGGAGACTCGACCGGACTTCGTGATCGCGCTGGGACGGCACAACGTCATG
This region includes:
- a CDS encoding thiamine pyrophosphate-dependent enzyme, with the protein product MLGIALARPDVRVIALDGDGSLLMNLGSLCTIAATAPPNYALVVCDNEVHQTTGGQPTATASGSDLAAIARGAGVEKAMAVRAEDELERAYDRILSEPGPFVVSVKVAKGKSESGLDRDVVGVTRRFARALAALGRRPGAS
- a CDS encoding 2-oxoglutarate and iron-dependent oxygenase domain-containing protein, translating into MNIFRAMAVRNLEEATKAIPVIDFGPAFQAGAGQLETVVREVRRACGEIGFFYLAGHDVPQAVIAEAFEASREFHAMPLDEKMRLKLNENNIGYLAVNQSMQRHSTVHKATRPNYNESFFISHDRGADHPDVVAGIPLRGRNQWPEGHERMRARMVTYFKTLEALGERMLPVLARALDMPADYFRPFFANEAHINLRFLHYPHQDSDDDEQFGQGPHTDNSFFTILAREDVPGLAVRLPSGEWLAPPVIPGTFLVNLGNVMKRWSNDHFLSTPHGVLNDSGQDRYSIGFFYSPTPDAVIECLPSCASADDPPRYPRAVYRDMVLEFYSANYFHQKGYAGSARVAY